From Drosophila virilis strain 15010-1051.87 chromosome X, Dvir_AGI_RSII-ME, whole genome shotgun sequence, the proteins below share one genomic window:
- the atlas gene encoding uncharacterized protein atlas, whose amino-acid sequence MDEIFESPSFHNNCCMFRKRKRFLRKNQRSVATQCPACVRSGLSTAEDRFENRNIETAKKALTIHHLRRAHVPVRRTPSYLILSSTSSESNEEDPRKRKVPPVAYPSYIKRRPPCE is encoded by the coding sequence atggaTGAGATCTTTGAATCACCAAGCTTCCACAATAACTGTTGCATGTTTAGGAAGAGGAAACGCTTTTTACGAAAGAATCAGCGCAGCGTGGCCACCCAATGCCCAGCATGCGTTAGATCTGGCCTGTCGACGGCAGAAGACCGTTTTGAGAATCGAAACATTGAGACGGCCAAAAAGGCGCTAACAATTCACCATCTGCGACGCGCTCATGTGCCTGTCCGACGCACACCTTCATATCTCATTCTGTCGTCAACATCCTCGGAAAGCAACGAGGAGGATCCGCGCAAAAGAAAAGTGCCGCCTGTGGCCTATCCCAGTTATATAAAGCGTCGACCACCATGCGAGTAA